Proteins encoded together in one Aliidongia dinghuensis window:
- the galE gene encoding UDP-glucose 4-epimerase GalE: MAKNILVTGGAGYIGSHTAKALARAGYRPVTYDNLVYGHRHAVQWGPFVEGDILDTAKLEQVIRDEAIEAIVHFAAFAYVGESVTKPEIYFHNNVMGSLSILDAMRATGVKQIVFSSTCATYGMPDRMPITEETLQRPINPYGETKLMIERALHWYGPAHGIRSVSLRYFNACGADPEGQIGEEHDPETHLIPLILDAASGRRAAIDVYGTDYPTPDGTAIRDYIHVQDLADAHVKALAYLFDGGETTQLNLGTGTGNSVREVIDAVERVTGCKVPRREVGRRAGDPPELVANPAKANQLLGWKPVMSDIDSIIRTAWAWHQRGK, encoded by the coding sequence ATGGCGAAAAACATCCTGGTGACCGGCGGCGCCGGCTATATCGGCAGTCACACCGCCAAAGCCCTGGCGCGGGCCGGCTATCGCCCCGTGACCTACGACAACCTGGTCTACGGCCATCGCCACGCGGTCCAATGGGGCCCGTTCGTCGAGGGCGACATCCTCGACACTGCCAAGCTCGAGCAGGTGATCCGGGACGAGGCGATCGAGGCCATCGTCCATTTCGCCGCCTTCGCCTATGTCGGCGAATCCGTGACCAAGCCGGAAATCTATTTTCACAACAACGTGATGGGGTCGCTGTCGATCCTCGACGCCATGCGCGCGACCGGCGTCAAGCAGATCGTGTTCTCGTCGACTTGTGCGACCTATGGCATGCCCGACCGGATGCCGATCACCGAGGAGACGCTGCAGCGGCCGATCAACCCCTATGGCGAAACCAAGCTCATGATCGAGCGGGCGCTCCATTGGTACGGGCCGGCTCACGGCATCCGCTCGGTCTCGCTGCGCTATTTCAACGCCTGCGGCGCCGATCCAGAAGGCCAGATCGGCGAGGAGCACGATCCGGAAACCCATCTGATCCCGCTCATCCTCGACGCCGCGTCGGGCCGGCGTGCTGCGATCGACGTCTACGGCACCGACTACCCGACGCCGGACGGCACTGCCATCCGCGACTACATCCATGTCCAGGACCTGGCCGACGCTCATGTGAAGGCGCTCGCCTATCTGTTCGACGGCGGGGAGACGACCCAGCTCAATCTCGGCACCGGCACCGGCAATTCCGTGCGCGAGGTGATCGACGCGGTCGAGCGCGTGACCGGGTGCAAAGTGCCGCGGCGCGAGGTCGGCCGCCGGGCCGGCGACCCGCCGGAGCTCGTCGCCAATCCCGCGAAAGCCAACCAGCTGCTCGGCTGGAAGCCGGTGATGTCCGACATCGACAGCATCATCCGCACCGCCTGGGCCTGGCATCAGCGGGGGAAGTAG